Below is a genomic region from Numenius arquata chromosome 8, bNumArq3.hap1.1, whole genome shotgun sequence.
CACCTGGGGTACAGCGTCCTGGCAGCAGCGTGACTGCGCTTGGGCAGGGCAAGCATCACACCCAGCATGGGCATGACATCCCATGGTGGGCATTACATGGTGGCACGGGCATTGCAACCCACTGCAGGCGTCACATCCCATTGTGGGCATTGCACTCTGGCATGGGCAACCCATCATAAGCATCCCATCCCATTATGGGCATTGCACCCTGGCGTGAGCATTACAACCCATCACGGACATTGCACTCTGGCATGGGCATCACATCCCATCATGAGCATCCAATCCCATTGTGGGCATTGCACCCTAGCGTGGGCATCACTACCCATTAAGGGCATTGCACCCTGGTGTGGGCATCACATCTCATCGTGGGCTTCACAACACATCATGGGTATCACATCCCATCATGGATATCTCATCCCATCTTGGGCATCACATCCCATCATGGGTATTGCAACCCATCACGGACATTGCACCCTGGCATGGGCACCACATCCCATCATGAGCATCCTATCCCGTTGTGGGCATTGCATCGCATCATGGCATCACATCCCATCGTGGGCATTGCACCCTGGCGTGGGCATCACATCCCATTGAGGGCATCACATTGCATTGTGGCATCACATCCCATTGTGGGCATTGCACCCCATCGTGGGCATCACATCCCATCATGGGCATCACACCCCATCGTGGGCATCACATCCCATTGAGGGCATTGCACCCTGGTGTGGGCATCGCATCCCATCGTGGACATTGCACACTGGCATGGGCATCACACTCCATTGAGGGCATTGTACTCTGGTGTGGGCATCATATCGCATTGTGGACATCACAACCCATTGAGGGCATTGCACCCTGGTGTGGGCATCATATCCCATTGTGGGCATCACATCCCATTGAGGACATTGCACCCCATCGTGGGCATCAGATTCCATCGTGGGCATCACACCCCATCATGTGCATTGCACCCTGGTGTGGGCATCACATCCCATCGTGGACATCACAACCCATCGTGGGCATCGCACCCCATCGTGGGCATCCAGGCCAGCCGGGGCTCCACATGGAGGCGCCCTGCCgggctggcagaggtggcagggGCATGAGCAGGGTGGTTCTTCCAGCCCGTTCAACTGAACTGCCGGGAGGAAAACTAAACCTGTTTTCCCGGCGCCTCACCTGCCTGGAAACGTTCCCCCTGGAAACGGGCAGGGCTGCAGCGGTTATTACACTGTCGGTGAAGGCTTGTAATAACGAGCTGCTCGTTAGCCCCGAGGATCTCTGGTGGAGGAGAGAGCCTGGGATTTGCCCTTGGGTAAAAccagggtgtgtgtggggggggggcggtgggggggtgggaaaaaagccctttaaattactttaatgtgCAGGGAAAGTGTTAAAAGAAGAGTCAGAGCTGCGGGTAGGGAGGGCAGAGCCAAGATTGgaagaaaagagtgaaaataaGACGTGGGCTCTTTGCCATGACCCCCCCAGACACGTTGCCCACCCCCGTGCCCCAGGGAAACTGCCCCCTCCAACAGAAGTGCCGGGTTCCTTAGAGACCTTTATATACACATCACTTTATTTAAGTAGCTTATTACAGGTCACAAGTGACAAACACTGAAGATATCtgaacacatatataaaaaaaaaaaaaccaaaagaaaaaaccaaaaaaacaacccaacatacATAATAAGGTTATTCTTCTTTCTCCCCCCAGATGTGCAGCACCCCCCAGATGTGCAGTCGGGAGGGTGCCTACTTGCAGCAGCTGCACTTGGCGGAGGGGGGGCCCTTGCAGACGCAGCCCTGCGCGCACTTGGCACATCCCGCcggacagcaggagcagcagcctgtggggggggcggggggagggagaaaaacaagTCAGGGACACTCCTGGGGGGGGTCTCAgaatggggtttgggggggtcccgtggTGGGTGGCTGGTTTGGAGACCTCTCACTGACTCCTGTCTCCTCCCCCCTTAGCAGCGTCTCCGTCCCCTGTGGTGTTTCCCGGGGTGTTTTTGCTTCCAGGGCTGGCactggagaggcaggaagagggtGCGGGACCCCCAGGGGTTCAccagacccccccagccccgctctgggCAAACCCTCCCGTACATTGCTCTGCCCCGGGGGGTGACGGCATCAGGAGCCGCCGGAAGAAATCCCGGTGCCGGTTTCCTCCCGGGGCATCCCCTTGCGCTGAGCCTTGGGCAGCAGTGAGGGGGACGCTGAATTTTGGGTTATACCGGGTGACTTGTATtgcctggggggaggggggggggcagggaaaggaggacAGGGGGAAATTCACCCTGTGCTCCTCTGGGGGCAAAAATTTACGGGAGGAATAAACTCAACTCTGTCAGTGCTGAGCCTGATTTGATTCCGTGTGTCCAGGGATGTGTAGGGAAACCCCCCCCCTGAGCGTTTCTGCCCCTCTCTGTGGGGCTCGGAGACCCCCCCTTACCTTTTTTGCATGATGTGCATTTGCAGTTTTTGCATTTGCAGTTGTCCCCGCAGGTGCAGGTGCCAcctaaaacacagagaaaaggagaaaaaaggattgAGAGGAGGTGCTAGGAGGGGATCCCTGCATCCCCCGGGGATCAGCGGGGATGCTCCGGGGCGGAGAGagcatcaccccccaccccccctccggCCCTGAGCATCCGCTCTCCGGCCTCTCTCGGTGGGGAGGTCATAGCATTCCTGGCTGCTTCCCGGCGGGATGCTCCAGGTGTGCCACCGTAACGCTGGGAGCGGATTTCAGCAGCTCCCCGGCCGGGATGAGAGAGAGCATTAGTGATGGCGCAGGAGGCCGGCAGGCGGGAGCGTCGGTGGTCCCGCCGGGATGCTCGGGTTCCCGCAGCCCCCCTGGGGCCGAGGCGGAGGGAAGCCCTGGCTTACCCGTGGCGCAAGGGCAATCCTGGGAGTCCATGtctgcctgggctgggtgccGGCTGTCGGAAGCGTTGGGTGGTGGGAAGAGCAGCtttggcagggctggcagccGCCTCCTATTTATCCTTGGCCGGGCGAGAGCGAGTGCAAAACCTCCGCCCCTCGCAGCCTGCGCACGGCTCGGCCCGGCATCTGCCCCGGGCGCTGCTGATTCACTCCCTGGGCGGCCAGGCAGGACCAGGGGCTCCCACCTCCCTTGTCCCTCCTCCTCTGGGTGCTAGGGGTGACAGGGAAGGCCTTCTGGGTGAGCACCGCTCTCTCCTGAGATGTTTGTGGGCGTGCAGAGAACGGTCAGCTCTCATCACACAGATGGCACCTGCCTTAGGagtgctgctctgctcccaggggagggggctgaggggctgcatCCAGGGGAGTGCCTCCCCCCACAGCCTAAACCTTTGCCAAAATCAATGTGCCAAGCCCCCAGATGTCTCAGGGTGTGTGTGTTGATCCCAGGGCTGCCACCAACAGCCCCCTCCTCCCGGAGCTGGCACAGTGGGGTGACAGGGATGCAGTCCCTGCCCCGGACCCCATCCCATGGCTCTGACACCCTCCCCGCAAGCGAGACCAACAACAAGCTGGACTGGCCCGGCCGGAGCCTGCCGTGCCCTCCCAGCGCCCCGGGACGGCGGCACCCACGTCCCCTTGGCGCCACGCATGGCACCTCGGGGGCTCCGTCTCCTTCCCGGCTGCAGTGGATCCATCCCACTCATCTGAATTAATTTCCGCATGCCATTAGCCGGGCACGCGGGGGAGGAGGGTGGCGGGTGAGCTGCCACCACCCTGGTCAACTCCTCCGGCGGGTTTTACCCACCCGCTCGAAAGAGCAGCGAGgggtttggggtggaaggagcgaaaaaaaaacccaccccgatGCTTTCTGAGATTTTTGGGTGCAGGGAAGGATTGCCCCGTGGCCACGAGGCACTGCTGACTGTGGAGCAtccttcctcctcacccccaGTGTTGGTGGTACCCCACCCCGGCTGCCCCGTGCCCCGAAACTCTTTTGCTCCGGGGTTTTATCCAGTCTGGGTGTTTGCCTGCGGCGCCTGGCTGAGGTGGTTTGTTTGAGGCGATGCTAATCCAGCCGAAACAGCGGGCCAGGGAGTATTTTTACCACCCAGCTGTCTGGGCATGTTGGGAGCTTGTTGGGTGACCTGGTGAGGAGCGGTGCCAGCGCCCCGACTCGGcgtctcctccagcccagccaggccAGGGTGGGAAATGGGGATGTAAAAGCCGGAGGAAGGCAGGGGAGATGGACCCCTTCCTCGCCCTGGCAGGGGCTCGCGGGTGCCCCAGCGTGCCAGCCCTGCGGTCGCGTGAGTGTCACGCTGCTGTTGATGCACCGGGGCGCTATGGCAGGGGATGGTGCCAGGGACCAGGCACATGCCAAGGATGTCAGCCGCTCCCGTGGGAGCAGGGAAACACAAACGTGCTGGGGAACACACGTGCAAGTGGCAACCTGCCAGCCCCATCTACGGGTCCGTGCGCTGGGGGTGTCAGGACAGAGGGGGGGGGACATCTCCTTGGGGTCCCGCACATGCTATGCTCCTGAAATAGCCAGCTGAGTGCCTCTGTGGTGCAGGAATATGCCCGGAGAAATCGTGATGGATGCACGGGGAACAGCAATGCCACCGTGGCATCCGCTGTGTCCTCCCGCACCACCCTTGGCCACTCAGGCAAAGCTGTGGTTTTGGCAGATTGCCCCTGTCCCTGGCTGGTGGTGGCCCAGGGATGCGGGGACAAGTGGTCCCTTCTCCTTCAGCccgcagggaggaaggagaagcccACGCTGGTGGAACAGAACAACACGGGCTGCCCTGTGCAATCCCTGCCACGGAAGGACGGGGCAGAGGAAAAGCTCTCCGGCACCTATTCTCCGCTCACACCCcagccttttttcccttctttccttcctttcttggcacggaggaaaaaaagcatcttccaggtgatgcagggctgggggtcagggctCTGGGAGGTCTCGTGTTGCTCCTGGTCGTTTCTGTAATTAATTTGGGATAGGGCTGGAGTAGTGGGTAGTCAAGCAAACACGCATCGGCTGGGCCACATCCAGGAGCAGCCTGTAATTGGGGTgatgagctgcagagctgggaccccAGGGACACCTTCCTGCTGCTTAAATATTGCCCATTACaaggccctgccagccccagtttGCCTTCTGGCCCCTGCCCTCCATTTGCTGGGAGAGCCTGGGGGCTCCCCATCATTCAAACAAGCCTGATGCTGCTCCCCAGAGCTGAGCAAAGCAGGCAGAATCCCTGCGTGGCAATTATCCGCCAGCCCTTGCGAGCCCAGAGCCGTGTCCCTCAGTGCCCATGTCCCCCTGCGTGGGattcctggctctgtccccaggcGTATCTGTGGCAATCACCCCAAGATTGCCGGGCAAATTAAAGCAGATGAGTCAGCGGGATGCTCCGGCGCTCCAGGCAGAGCCGGAGGTGACACTCGCCGGTGGGATGGAGATGGCCGAGCTGTGGTAATGGCTCTGCAGGGCCTGGCAGGGACGGGGCTCCCCGGGAAGGAGTGATGGAGGCCGACAGCCATCCCTGTGACACCCCAGGGTGCCCTGAGCCCATTGCCAACAGCCACGGGATGGTGCCGGAGCTGGTGCCGGTGGCTGGCTGTGACCCAGGGCTGGTGCCAGGCAGGCGAGGAGGAACGGGCAGCAGCCGGCTCCCGAGGAGGTGACCTGGCACGGGTCTGCCCTGACTCCCCACTGAAGGACGTGCAGCTCCAGTCACCCGTGATGATGCCACGGCATGTGATGGACCGCCTTCTGCCTCCGGTTGCCCGTGATTTCCTGCAGCTACCCCAGTGTGTCACCTTCGggtccccttctcccctctccaagGGCACGTATCTCCCCTAAACACTCCCTCTGGGCTCATTGTCCCCTCCTGAGCAGCTCCAGGTTTGGTGACCATCCTTTGGCTGGTGACCATCCTTTGGCTTGCAAAGCAGCGTGGCTCAAATCAGTACCCCCCACTGGCAGGGATGCCAGGGGGCTGTGAAACCAGGACGGAGACCCCAGGGGCCAGTCCCGGCCCCTCAGCGTTGCCTGCTGCCCCGTGGCACCCCGGTGCCCCTGGGGCTGCGGTGGCAGCTCAGGCAGCTCAGCTCTGGCCATTTTTGCCGGGTCCTGGGCAGAAGAGCCGGGAAGGAACTGTAACCCACCCGGGACCGGCCTTTCAAACCGAAATAGAGAAAATAAGCGGGATTATGCGCCCACCCTAGCACCCAGCGTCCTTGAAATGCTGAGACCCACAGGAGCGATCATTGCTTAGAAAGCAGGCTTGGCTTTTACTCGACGAGTATCTCAGGTTATTATTTGCTGATGATAAACAAGCGTTTAATGCACGGGAAATAGGTGCTGACGTCGTTTTGTTTTGCCAGCGCTTG
It encodes:
- the LOC141467665 gene encoding metallothionein-1: MDSQDCPCATGGTCTCGDNCKCKNCKCTSCKKGCCSCCPAGCAKCAQGCVCKGPPSAKCSCCK